From a single Nocardioides panacis genomic region:
- a CDS encoding cytochrome c oxidase subunit 4 has product MKAETWIFGICTVFFVLVAPAYWFITGDPTGTSALTMTFLLTLLVTVYLGVHASKMEPRPEDRQDAEIADGAGELGFFPPYSWWPLWAGATLALCVFAVAMGAWWLFIMGIGLGSLALCGWIYEYYVGEHAH; this is encoded by the coding sequence ATGAAGGCCGAGACCTGGATCTTCGGGATCTGCACCGTGTTCTTCGTGCTGGTCGCGCCGGCCTACTGGTTCATCACCGGTGACCCGACGGGCACCTCGGCGCTGACCATGACGTTCCTGCTCACGCTGCTGGTGACGGTGTACCTCGGCGTGCACGCCTCCAAGATGGAGCCGCGGCCCGAGGACCGTCAGGACGCCGAGATCGCCGACGGCGCCGGCGAGCTGGGGTTCTTCCCGCCGTACAGCTGGTGGCCGTTGTGGGCCGGCGCGACGCTCGCCCTGTGCGTGTTCGCCGTCGCCATGGGCGCCTGGTGGCTGTTCATCATGGGCATCGGCCTCGGGTCCCTGGCCCTGTGCGGCTGGATCTACGAGTACTACGTCGGCGAGCACGCGCACTGA